A portion of the Halodesulfovibrio aestuarii DSM 17919 = ATCC 29578 genome contains these proteins:
- a CDS encoding HEPN family nuclease — protein sequence MGLYNELHRDFALRTKANLVFIDAARGRGEDSVFNVTQLINSCLGMVVFIKEGRHAPSGTIEDFNVDIAFDTLQDEEGSNATLRQFLRRFRNAISHCNIEAYGTQNDIEGFELKDGPIGQTNWHVRMDTASIRALAVSLVDHVVHNAS from the coding sequence ATGGGACTTTATAACGAACTTCATCGAGATTTTGCACTACGAACGAAAGCTAACCTTGTTTTCATTGATGCTGCTAGGGGTAGAGGGGAGGACAGTGTCTTTAATGTAACTCAGCTCATTAATTCATGCCTTGGTATGGTTGTCTTCATCAAAGAGGGGCGCCATGCTCCTTCGGGAACAATAGAAGATTTCAATGTAGATATTGCCTTTGATACACTGCAAGATGAGGAAGGCTCAAATGCAACACTCCGGCAATTTCTTCGTCGGTTTAGAAATGCAATTTCACATTGCAACATAGAAGCATACGGGACTCAAAATGATATTGAAGGGTTTGAGCTAAAAGATGGACCGATTGGACAGACTAACTGGCATGTCCGAATGGATACCGCAAGTATTCGAGCTCTTGCGGTATCCCTTGTTGATCATGTGGTCCATAACGCCTCTTAA
- a CDS encoding DNA topoisomerase III codes for MRLFIAEKPSLGRAIAEGLGNGKKYEGYITCGNDTVTWCFGHLLELANPDHYDPALKKWDAKALPIIPDEWKLLPRKGVAKQLNAIKKLLKKADVVVNAGDPDREGQLLVDEVLKHFNYSGDTQRIWLASLDEKSVATALSSLKNNKDYATLSQAALARSRADWLTGINATRAMTLLGRSKGMQGVLSLGRVQTPTLNLIVTRDRTIASFKPQKYAVVQAALNHEKGSFKAQLQPSEDMTGLDEEGRLIDTAKAEAITKEATNQTGTIVEATSQKKTIHPPLPHCLSSLQKAASAKFGMSAKEVLDIAQRLYEKKLTTYPRSDCRYLPEEQFDDATRILKALSSTPVFKAANPELKSKAWNTKKITAHHGIIPTGQTPANLPAEEAKLFELISTTYALQFHLPRTYEAKKIVSEIAGYLWSTTGQTTLETGWMKFDKQPEEQPLPAVEKDDAVSCVESKVELKQTKPPAKFTEGTLIMAMASIHRFIDDAEAKKTLKENEGIGTEATRAGIIETLKQRGYIKADKKNLVSTELGQNIIALTPEQLKDPITTALWESRLSAIAAGTEQFDTFMSDQVHLLPTLITPITESAGTGLQGHSCPECGKALRRLPSKKDKDKFFWACFEHDKPVFLPDVKRKPGTKQPKQQLPQAPCPEEGCDKMMRRFESKKHKGKFFWVCENKEHPLRSDDGGRPGMDFRR; via the coding sequence ATGCGACTATTCATAGCTGAAAAACCGTCTTTAGGCCGCGCTATTGCAGAAGGACTCGGCAATGGCAAAAAGTACGAAGGCTACATCACGTGCGGAAACGACACCGTAACTTGGTGCTTTGGACATTTGCTCGAGCTGGCTAATCCAGACCACTACGACCCAGCTTTAAAGAAATGGGATGCTAAAGCGCTCCCGATCATTCCTGATGAATGGAAGCTCCTCCCCCGTAAGGGCGTTGCAAAACAGCTCAATGCCATCAAAAAACTGTTGAAGAAAGCTGACGTTGTAGTCAACGCCGGTGATCCGGATCGCGAAGGTCAGCTACTCGTTGATGAAGTGCTTAAACACTTTAATTACTCTGGCGACACGCAGCGCATATGGCTTGCATCCCTTGATGAAAAATCTGTTGCAACGGCGCTCAGCTCTCTGAAGAACAACAAAGACTATGCCACACTCTCACAAGCAGCACTTGCCCGTTCCAGAGCCGACTGGCTGACAGGAATCAACGCAACTCGTGCAATGACTTTGCTTGGCCGATCTAAAGGAATGCAAGGCGTGTTGTCTCTTGGCCGAGTGCAAACTCCGACGCTAAACTTAATCGTCACACGCGACAGAACGATCGCTAGTTTTAAGCCGCAAAAATACGCAGTCGTGCAAGCTGCGCTGAATCATGAAAAGGGATCTTTTAAAGCGCAACTCCAGCCCTCAGAAGACATGACAGGCCTAGATGAAGAAGGCCGTCTCATTGATACCGCAAAAGCTGAGGCAATTACAAAAGAGGCGACGAACCAGACAGGAACGATTGTTGAAGCTACTTCACAGAAAAAGACCATTCATCCCCCTCTGCCTCATTGCCTATCCTCTCTGCAGAAGGCAGCTTCGGCAAAGTTCGGCATGTCGGCCAAAGAAGTCTTAGACATCGCGCAGCGTCTCTACGAGAAAAAGCTGACAACTTACCCACGCTCAGATTGCCGTTACCTTCCGGAAGAACAATTCGACGATGCTACACGCATCCTAAAGGCGCTCTCTTCAACTCCAGTATTTAAAGCAGCAAATCCAGAGTTAAAATCAAAAGCCTGGAACACAAAAAAGATCACAGCCCACCACGGCATTATCCCGACTGGACAAACGCCAGCGAACCTTCCTGCAGAAGAAGCAAAGCTGTTCGAGCTGATCAGCACGACCTACGCCCTCCAGTTCCATCTGCCACGTACATATGAGGCAAAAAAGATTGTTTCCGAGATTGCTGGTTATCTCTGGTCAACAACCGGCCAAACAACACTTGAGACTGGCTGGATGAAGTTCGACAAGCAACCTGAAGAACAACCGTTGCCGGCCGTGGAAAAAGACGATGCTGTCTCCTGCGTTGAGTCAAAAGTGGAGCTTAAACAAACAAAGCCCCCTGCAAAATTCACAGAGGGCACACTGATCATGGCGATGGCCAGTATTCACCGTTTCATTGATGACGCTGAAGCAAAAAAAACTCTGAAAGAAAACGAAGGGATCGGCACCGAAGCCACACGCGCCGGCATCATCGAGACTCTAAAACAGCGTGGCTACATCAAAGCAGATAAGAAAAATCTTGTTTCGACCGAACTCGGCCAGAACATCATCGCCCTAACTCCGGAACAATTGAAGGACCCGATTACAACAGCGCTATGGGAATCTCGCCTAAGCGCGATCGCAGCCGGCACTGAACAGTTCGACACATTTATGTCCGATCAAGTGCACTTACTGCCAACCCTCATAACCCCAATCACTGAATCAGCCGGCACTGGCCTACAAGGTCACTCCTGCCCAGAATGCGGCAAAGCTCTGCGCCGACTTCCTTCAAAAAAGGATAAAGACAAATTCTTCTGGGCCTGCTTCGAACACGACAAACCTGTCTTTCTTCCAGACGTAAAAAGAAAGCCTGGAACAAAACAGCCAAAGCAACAACTACCTCAAGCCCCCTGCCCCGAAGAAGGCTGCGACAAAATGATGCGCCGTTTTGAATCAAAGAAACACAAAGGCAAGTTCTTCTGGGTCTGCGAAAACAAAGAGCACCCGCTAAGAAGCGACGATGGGGGAAGACCTGGTATGGATTTTAGGAGGTAG